Part of the Pseudomonas sp. M30-35 genome is shown below.
GAATCGACGCCGGAGATGAAATACGTAATCACCAGATCGTCCATCGAAATGATAAACGCCAGCAACGCACCACCGATTACCCCCGGCAAAATCAACGGCAATGTGATGCGTCGGAAAGTCCACCAAGGCGATGCCCCGAGATCTGCTGAGGCTTCCTCAAGGCGTGTGTCCATCCCGGCCAGCCGCGCGCTGACCACCAGAAATACATAGCTGATGAGGAAGGTGCAGTGACCGATGATGATCGAGGTTTTGCCCAATGGCATGCCAACCCCAACGAAAAAAATCAACAGCGCGATACCCAGCACAATGTCAGGCATCAGCATCGGCATAAACATCAGCACCCGGTAAAACCCTTGCAAGCGGAAGCGGTATCGCGCCAACGCTAGCGCCATCAACGTACCGGCAATCGTTGATATGGTGGTGGTGCTTAAGGCAATGATCAGGCTGGTACGCAAGGCCGCCAATAACTGGTCAGTGGACTCGACATACATCGCGCTTGAGCCAAGGCTGTTGGACATGCC
Proteins encoded:
- a CDS encoding ABC transporter permease; its protein translation is MNSLMARIGRGLLGGYSLAFFIFLYLPIALIVIYSFNSNPINMMIWSGASLDWYRSLFGMSNSLGSSAMYVESTDQLLAALRTSLIIALSTTTISTIAGTLMALALARYRFRLQGFYRVLMFMPMLMPDIVLGIALLIFFVGVGMPLGKTSIIIGHCTFLISYVFLVVSARLAGMDTRLEEASADLGASPWWTFRRITLPLILPGVIGGALLAFIISMDDLVITYFISGVDSTTLPVYIYGMIRRGIKPEINAIATLLLIASFIIAAVGLYLRSRQPATTKEDTHG